A single region of the Procambarus clarkii isolate CNS0578487 chromosome 81, FALCON_Pclarkii_2.0, whole genome shotgun sequence genome encodes:
- the LOC123773098 gene encoding microtubule-actin cross-linking factor 1, isoforms 6/7-like produces the protein MLNKGSSPSGGGGGDVHTRRTEKTSLVPTEDVAGTNRRRRWYQQKTSLVPTEDAAGVPTEDTAGVPTEDAAGVPTEDTAGVPTEDAAGVPTEDAAGVPTEDAAGVPTEDTAGVPTEDAAGVPTEDAAGIPTEDTAGVPTEDAAGVPTEDAAGIPTEDAAGIPTEDAAGVPTEDAAGVPTEDTAGVPTEDAAGVPTEDAAGIPTEDTAGVPTEDAAGVPTEDAAGIPTEDAAGVPTEDAAGIPTEDAAGIPTISHMSPEE, from the coding sequence ATGCTGAATAAAGGTTCTTCacccagcggggggggggggggagacgtccACACCCGCCGGACTGAGAAGACGTCGCTGGTACCAACAGAAGACGTCGCTGGTACCAACAGAAGACGTCGCTGGTACCAACAGAAGACGTCGCTGGTACCAACAGAAGACGCCGCCGGGGTACCAACAGAAGACACCGCCGGGGTACCAACAGAAGACGCCGCCGGGGTACCAACAGAAGACACCGCCGGGGTACCAACAGAAGACGCCGCCGGGGTACCAACAGAAGACGCCGCCGGGGTACCAACAGAAGACGCCGCCGGGGTACCAACAGAAGACACCGCCGGGGTACCAACAGAAGACGCCGCCGGGGTACCAACAGAAGACGCCGCCGGGATACCAACAGAAGACACCGCCGGGGTACCAACAGAAGACGCCGCCGGGGTACCAACAGAAGACGCCGCCGGGATACCAACAGAAGACGCCGCCGGGATACCAACAGAAGACGCCGCCGGGGTACCAACAGAAGACGCCGCCGGGGTACCAACAGAAGACACCGCCGGGGTACCAACAGAAGACGCCGCCGGGGTACCAACAGAAGACGCCGCCGGGATACCAACAGAAGACACCGCCGGGGTACCAACAGAAGACGCCGCCGGGGTACCAACAGAAGACGCCGCCGGGATACCAACAGAAGACGCCGCCGGGGTACCAACAGAAGACGCCGCCGGGATACCAACAGAAGACGCCGCCGGGATACCAACAATATCACACATGTCTCCGGAGGAGTAA
- the LOC123773012 gene encoding importin subunit alpha-3, producing the protein MSQEANSEPTVNQEASQDANQEANQEASQEASQEASQEASQGAGLWLFQGVNQEANEETNQDTTPLETREKPPSSAKRRSSPSATSHTEDSPSQANPSSLHHGPDKRAATGDESSSAYEHDNQAVEGEVDAEKIVSDMASEDINTKLEATVRARKILSQSLNPKVDEFLAADILTPALANLKEEHATLMFETAWVLTNIAAGTSNHTQALVDRGFVQPLVQLLGTTNIGVAEQVTWALSNIAADNPDHRNQMVAEGIVKLLLAHLNQSIPVTFIRNIAWALSNLFRRKPLEMLTEEKELILQALKDHLLDHSDPHVQADALHTASLFTDMGTEYIQLVVEAGLVAQLVALLASQDEALLLTALRAVGNIITGTDTQTEAVLEAGALPLYSQVLANSSSTRAKKEALWAISNILAGTPGQLQQVIDAGLVPELLLAVHSEDGRVRKEASWGLFNLTDIGTQEQLKVLAPGATVPPLLALMGDSEPALATLGVEALLNLLRKSSDSETLRSTLEEQGGITLLQRNLQHENNKIVTTSKAILESYFSVDLQDEEAKKADEDEAVIETEDNPVNEEVEEEEDANEKIEKVEDETKLEEDW; encoded by the exons ATGAGCCAAGAAGCCAACAGTGAGCCAACAGTTAATCAGGAAGCCAGTCAAGACGCCAACCAGGAGGccaaccaggaggccagccagGAGGCCAGCCAGGAGGCCAGCCAGGAAGCCAGTCAGGGAGCCGGTCTGTGGCTTTTCCAGGGAGTCAACCAGGAGGCGAACGAGGAGACCAACCAGGATACGACACCTCTGGAGACTCGTGAG AAGCCGCCGTCTTCAGCCAAACGCAGAAGT TCTCCTTCGGCGACGTCCCACACGGAGGACTCACCATCACAAGCAAAT CCCTCAAGCCTCCACCACGGACCTGACAAGCGAGCAGCG ACTGGTGATGAATCCTCATCAGCCTATGAACACGACAACCAG GCTGTAGAGGGGGAAGTCGACGCCGAGAAGATAGTCTCAGACATGGCCAGCGAGGACATCAACACCAAGCTGGAAGCCACCGTCAGGGCCAGAAAGATCCTGTCTCAGTCCCTCAACCCCAAGGTGGACGAGTTCCTGGCGGCAGACATCCTCACCCCCGCCCTCGCCAACCTGAAGGAGGAGCA CGCCACGCTGATGTTTGAAACAGCTTGGGTCCTCACCAACATCGCTGCTGGTACCTCGAACCACACACAAGCCCTTGTTG ATCGGGGCTTCGTGCAGCCGCTGGTGCAGCTGCTGGGCACCACCAACATCGGGGTGGCCGAGCAGGTGACGTGGGCCCTCAGCAACATCGCCGCCGACAATCCTGACCACAGGAACCAAATGGTGGCGGAAGGCATCGTCAAGCTTCTCCTGGCACACCTCAACCAGTCTATACCG GTCACCTTCATACGCAACATTGCGTGGGCTCTCTCTAACCTGTTCCGCCGTAAGCCTCTGGAGATGCTGACGGAGGAGAAGGAGCTCATTCTGCAGGCGTTGAAAGACCACCTGCTGGACCACAGTGACCCGCACGTCCAAG CTGACGCCCTGCACACAGCGAGCCTCTTCACGGACATGGGCACGGAGTACATCcagctggtggtggaggcgggcCTGGTGGCGCAGCTGGTGGCTCTCCTCGCCTCACAAGACGAAGCCCTGCTCCTCACGGCTCTCAGGGCTGTTGGCAACATCATTACTGGCACTGATACTCAG ACGGAGGCGGTGCTGGAGGCCGGGGCGCTACCTTTGTATTCTCAAGTGTTGGCCAACTCGAGCAGCACCAGGGCCAAGAAGGAGGCACTGTGGGCCATATCCAACATCCTGGCTGGCACTCCTGGCCAGCTCCAGCAGGTCATTGATGCCGGCCTGGTGCCAGAGCTCCTGCTGGCCGTACATAGT GAAGACGGACGCGTACGGAAGGAGGCGTCGTGGGGGCTCTTCAACTTGACGGATATTGGCACCCAGGAGCAGCTGAAGGTGCTGGCACCAGGTGCCACGGTGCCGCCCTTGCTGGCACTTATGGGCGACAGTGAGCCGGCCCTCGCCACGCTGGGCGTCGAGGCCCTCCTCAACCTCCTTCGG AAGTCGAGCGACTCCGAGACCTTAAGAAGCACGTTGGAGGAGCAGGGTGGCATCACCCTCCTACAACGAAACCTCCAACACGAGAACAATAAGATTGTTACTACAAGTAAGGCCATCCTCGAGAGCTACTTCTCGGTGGACCTGCAGGACGAGGAGGCGAAGAAAGCCGACGAGGACGAAGCGGTGATCGAGACGGAAGATAATCCGGTGaacgaggaggtggaggaggaggaagatgcgAACGAGAAGATAGAGAAGGTGGAGGATGAGACCAAGCTAGAGGAAGACTGGTAA